A genomic stretch from uncultured Pseudodesulfovibrio sp. includes:
- the aprA gene encoding adenylyl-sulfate reductase subunit alpha — translation MPLLPSKEASKGVALAEPEIIEKDVDILMVGGGMGNCGAAFEAMRWIEKVDPSITLELVDKAALDRSGAIAQGLSAINTYCGENDVDDYVRMVRTDLMGIVREDLIFDLGRHVDDSVHLFEEWGLPVWVKKDGKNLDGAKAKAEGLAIRNGDAPVRSGRWQIMINGESYKCIVAEAAKNAIGEDRYVERVFIVKMLLDANEPNRIAGAVGFSTRENKVYVYKCNAAVVACGGAVNVYRPRSTGEGMGRAWYPVWNAGSTYTMVAQVGGEMTMMENRFVPARFKDGYGPVGAWFLLFKAKATNYKGEDYCETNRAMLKPYEDRGYAKGHIIPTCLRNHMMLREMREGRGPIFMDTKTALLNTVGGDLTGPEWKHLESEAWEDFLDMCVGQANLWAATNCAPEDRGSEIMPTEPYLLGSHSGCCGIWCSGPDEEWVPESYKIKADNGKVYNRMTSVNGLWTCADGVGASGHKFSSGSHAEGRIVGKQMVRWVVDHKDFKPALKETGADLAKEIYQPWYTYEENKAGSTDPVVNPAYITPHNFMMRLIKCTDEYGGGVATLYMTSKALLNTGFWLLGMMEEDSKKLAARDLHELMRCWEQFHRLWTVRLHMQHIEFREESRYPGFYYRGDFMGLDDSKWKCFCNSKYDPATGVTTVFKKPYVKIIPDA, via the coding sequence ATGCCTCTGCTTCCCAGCAAAGAAGCTTCTAAGGGTGTTGCTCTCGCCGAGCCGGAAATCATCGAGAAAGACGTTGATATCCTGATGGTCGGCGGTGGTATGGGTAACTGTGGTGCCGCTTTCGAAGCCATGCGTTGGATCGAAAAAGTTGACCCGTCCATCACCCTCGAACTCGTTGACAAGGCCGCTCTTGATCGCTCCGGCGCAATTGCTCAGGGTCTGTCTGCTATTAACACCTACTGCGGTGAGAACGATGTAGACGATTACGTCCGCATGGTCCGTACTGACCTGATGGGCATCGTCCGCGAAGACTTGATCTTCGACCTCGGCCGTCACGTTGATGATTCTGTCCACCTCTTCGAAGAATGGGGCCTCCCCGTTTGGGTTAAGAAAGACGGCAAGAACCTCGACGGCGCCAAGGCTAAGGCTGAAGGCTTGGCCATCCGCAACGGCGACGCTCCGGTTCGTTCCGGTCGTTGGCAGATCATGATCAACGGTGAGTCCTACAAGTGCATCGTTGCTGAAGCTGCCAAGAACGCCATTGGTGAAGACCGCTACGTTGAGCGCGTGTTCATCGTTAAGATGCTGTTGGATGCTAACGAGCCCAACCGTATCGCTGGTGCTGTTGGTTTCTCCACTCGCGAGAATAAAGTTTACGTCTACAAGTGCAACGCAGCTGTTGTCGCTTGTGGTGGTGCTGTTAACGTGTACCGTCCCCGCTCCACTGGTGAGGGTATGGGTCGCGCATGGTACCCCGTTTGGAACGCAGGTTCCACCTACACCATGGTTGCCCAGGTTGGCGGCGAAATGACCATGATGGAAAACCGCTTCGTCCCCGCCCGTTTCAAAGATGGTTACGGTCCGGTCGGCGCTTGGTTCCTCCTCTTCAAGGCCAAAGCTACCAACTACAAGGGTGAAGATTACTGTGAGACCAACCGCGCAATGCTGAAGCCTTACGAGGATCGCGGCTACGCCAAGGGTCACATTATCCCCACCTGCCTGCGTAACCACATGATGCTCCGTGAAATGCGTGAAGGCCGCGGCCCGATCTTCATGGACACCAAAACTGCCCTGCTGAACACTGTTGGCGGCGACCTGACCGGTCCCGAATGGAAGCACCTCGAGTCTGAGGCTTGGGAAGACTTCCTCGACATGTGCGTTGGCCAGGCTAACCTCTGGGCTGCTACCAACTGCGCTCCTGAAGACCGCGGTTCCGAGATCATGCCCACCGAACCTTACCTCCTCGGCTCCCACTCCGGTTGCTGCGGCATCTGGTGCTCCGGCCCCGATGAAGAATGGGTTCCCGAATCCTACAAGATCAAAGCTGACAACGGCAAAGTCTACAACCGCATGACTTCCGTTAACGGCCTCTGGACCTGTGCTGATGGTGTTGGCGCTTCTGGTCACAAGTTCTCCTCCGGTTCCCATGCTGAAGGCCGCATCGTCGGTAAGCAGATGGTCCGTTGGGTTGTTGACCACAAGGACTTCAAGCCCGCTCTGAAAGAGACTGGTGCTGACCTGGCCAAAGAAATCTACCAGCCCTGGTACACCTACGAAGAGAACAAGGCCGGTTCCACCGATCCTGTTGTCAACCCTGCTTACATCACTCCCCACAACTTCATGATGCGCCTCATTAAGTGCACCGATGAATACGGTGGTGGTGTTGCTACCCTGTACATGACCTCCAAGGCTCTGCTGAACACCGGTTTCTGGTTGCTCGGCATGATGGAAGAAGATTCCAAGAAGCTCGCAGCTCGTGACCTCCACGAACTGATGCGCTGCTGGGAACAGTTCCACCGCCTGTGGACCGTCCGCCTGCACATGCAGCACATCGAGTTCCGTGAAGAATCCCGTTACCCGGGCTTCTACTACCGCGGCGACTTCATGGGTCTGGACGATTCCAAGTGGAAGTGCTTCTGTAACTCCAAGTACGATCCCGCCACCGGCGTGACTACTGTCTTCAAGAAGCCTTACGTCAAGATCATCCCCGACGCCTAA
- a CDS encoding CoB--CoM heterodisulfide reductase iron-sulfur subunit A family protein → MSNNSILVVGGGFAGITAALEAAEIGYEVYIVETNPYLGGRVAQLNQYFPKLCPPSCGLEIQFQRIKNNPNVKVITMADVTSVSGSAGNYDVKITQRPRFVNEKCTACGECEKATSTKIESEFDFGTGKRGLAYKTHPFMFPMRYVVDAENASESELEAIKASCPYEAVALDDAAKEIDLAVGAIVVATGWKPYDVSNLTNLGGGTLKNVVTNMQFERLCAPNGPTVGKIKRPSDGAEPQKIAFVQCAGSRDQNHLNYCSYICCMASLKHVRYVRERSDASATIYYIDLRTPGRYDKFKSITETDEKLSLVKGKVAKIVEDAQGNPIVTVENALTGIKTEEKFDMVVLATGMEPSCAGLKAPAGKIDADGFVIDGEGIIAAGCAKQPFDVMKSAQSGTAAAMKAIQTVVGR, encoded by the coding sequence ATGTCGAATAATAGTATTCTCGTTGTAGGCGGGGGGTTCGCAGGAATCACCGCCGCCCTCGAAGCTGCCGAAATCGGCTACGAGGTGTACATCGTTGAAACAAATCCCTACCTTGGTGGACGGGTTGCACAGCTGAATCAGTATTTTCCGAAGCTGTGTCCTCCTTCCTGTGGTTTGGAGATTCAGTTTCAGCGTATCAAGAACAATCCAAATGTTAAGGTCATTACCATGGCCGACGTGACATCTGTTTCCGGCAGCGCCGGCAACTATGATGTCAAGATCACGCAGCGTCCTCGCTTCGTGAACGAAAAATGTACAGCCTGCGGCGAGTGTGAGAAGGCGACTTCCACCAAGATCGAGTCCGAATTTGATTTCGGTACTGGTAAACGCGGTTTGGCTTACAAGACCCATCCTTTCATGTTCCCCATGCGCTATGTTGTGGATGCTGAAAACGCATCCGAGTCCGAGTTGGAAGCCATCAAGGCATCCTGCCCGTACGAAGCTGTTGCATTGGACGACGCTGCCAAGGAAATTGATTTGGCCGTCGGTGCCATCGTTGTTGCGACCGGCTGGAAGCCGTATGACGTTTCCAACCTGACCAACCTCGGCGGCGGCACACTGAAAAACGTGGTCACCAACATGCAGTTCGAGCGTCTGTGTGCGCCCAACGGTCCTACTGTTGGCAAGATCAAACGTCCTTCTGATGGCGCAGAGCCTCAGAAGATCGCTTTTGTCCAGTGTGCAGGTTCGCGTGATCAGAATCACCTGAACTACTGTTCCTACATTTGCTGCATGGCTTCCCTCAAGCATGTTCGCTATGTCCGTGAACGTTCTGACGCCAGTGCAACGATCTACTACATTGATCTGCGTACTCCCGGTCGTTATGACAAGTTCAAGTCCATTACCGAAACTGATGAAAAACTCAGCTTGGTCAAGGGCAAGGTCGCGAAGATTGTTGAAGACGCCCAAGGCAACCCCATCGTCACCGTTGAAAACGCACTCACGGGTATAAAGACCGAAGAGAAGTTTGACATGGTCGTTCTGGCTACAGGAATGGAGCCCAGCTGTGCTGGTCTCAAGGCTCCGGCCGGTAAGATTGACGCTGACGGTTTCGTCATTGACGGCGAAGGCATTATTGCCGCCGGTTGTGCCAAGCAGCCCTTTGACGTCATGAAGTCTGCCCAGTCCGGCACCGCTGCCGCGATGAAGGCGATTCAAACCGTGGTAGGGAGGTAA
- a CDS encoding hydrogenase iron-sulfur subunit: protein MAEKLGVYICGGCDIGASLDVDALAEFAAKGKHSAYVTVAKSNPVLCSPEGKAMIEADIAENDLDGVVCCACSPRAKWDVFKFGDKVQVERVSLREQCVWSYQEDPKFPGQMEVIAKDYTNMGIIKLFNSKIPAPELPDAFKTILVVGGGYTGLNAALNAASVGYSVILVEKDEKLGGKAATMYKSYPLGAPFGDRAEKIDVAGLINQVESNDKIQVITGATIEALAGAPAQYKATIAGTEYEIGAVVMATGFVPGKTKFLAPLGYGSIKNVVTSAEFELMAANGGIKTADGRTPSSVAFIVDTTLLMKGVTYDPCGEACEEELPCDESSTEEDECEVFDYKDKESAKHLAYSSEMTSLVALKHANYVRELAPDATAYVIYDHMMVPGINEKYYQAAQDDPGVMLTKGTVTGVSEAGSSVIVKAKNTLLGADIELAADMVVVPTAIVPTTAANPTMNFVYRQGPAFPDLELFDGFADSNYICFPYETRRTGVYAAGCVRQPMGLGLAAEDAAGAALKAIQCIESANRGMSVHPRSGDLSFPEFNFTRCTQCKRCTEECPFGALDDDEKGTPLPNPTRCRRCGTCMGACPERVISFSNYGVSQIGQAIKEVKVPDTLEEGGPRIIVLACENDAYPALDMAAMRGKNWSPYVRFIPVRCLGSVNAIWVADAMSKGVDGVMMLGCKYGDDYQCHFVKGSELCNRRKENIAESLGRLGVEPERVEQYEVSIDMYDQVPAMIDEFVENITTNFGPNPFKGY from the coding sequence ATGGCTGAAAAGCTTGGAGTATATATCTGTGGAGGTTGTGACATCGGAGCAAGTCTCGATGTCGATGCCCTGGCCGAATTCGCTGCCAAAGGCAAACACTCCGCATACGTTACCGTGGCCAAGTCCAACCCGGTTCTTTGCAGCCCGGAAGGCAAGGCCATGATTGAGGCCGATATCGCTGAGAACGACCTGGACGGCGTGGTTTGCTGCGCCTGTTCCCCCCGCGCCAAGTGGGACGTGTTCAAGTTCGGCGATAAAGTCCAGGTGGAACGAGTCTCTCTGCGCGAGCAGTGCGTCTGGTCCTATCAGGAAGATCCGAAGTTCCCTGGTCAGATGGAAGTCATCGCCAAGGATTACACCAATATGGGAATCATCAAGCTGTTCAACAGCAAGATTCCTGCACCGGAACTGCCGGATGCCTTCAAGACCATCCTGGTCGTGGGCGGCGGTTATACCGGTCTGAATGCGGCACTGAATGCTGCCAGCGTCGGTTACTCTGTAATCCTCGTTGAAAAGGACGAAAAGTTGGGTGGCAAGGCCGCCACGATGTATAAATCCTATCCGCTGGGCGCTCCTTTTGGTGATCGCGCGGAGAAGATTGATGTCGCGGGCCTGATCAACCAGGTTGAGTCCAACGACAAGATTCAGGTTATCACTGGGGCTACAATTGAAGCTCTGGCTGGTGCTCCTGCCCAGTACAAGGCCACCATCGCCGGCACTGAGTACGAGATCGGTGCAGTCGTCATGGCTACCGGCTTCGTGCCTGGCAAGACCAAGTTCCTGGCTCCATTGGGTTACGGTTCCATAAAGAACGTGGTGACCTCTGCCGAGTTCGAGCTTATGGCTGCCAATGGCGGTATCAAGACTGCTGACGGTCGGACCCCGTCTTCCGTCGCCTTTATTGTAGACACAACTCTTCTGATGAAGGGCGTTACCTACGATCCGTGCGGCGAAGCCTGCGAAGAAGAACTTCCCTGCGACGAAAGCAGCACGGAAGAAGATGAGTGCGAAGTCTTTGATTACAAGGACAAGGAATCCGCCAAGCATCTGGCCTACAGCTCTGAGATGACCTCCCTGGTCGCCTTGAAGCACGCCAATTACGTGCGCGAGCTTGCTCCTGATGCCACTGCCTATGTGATTTACGATCACATGATGGTTCCCGGCATCAATGAAAAATACTATCAGGCCGCTCAGGACGATCCGGGCGTCATGCTGACAAAGGGCACCGTTACAGGTGTTTCCGAGGCCGGCAGTTCCGTTATCGTCAAGGCCAAGAACACCCTGTTGGGCGCAGACATCGAACTGGCCGCTGACATGGTCGTGGTTCCCACCGCCATCGTCCCGACCACCGCTGCCAACCCGACCATGAACTTCGTCTACCGCCAGGGCCCGGCATTCCCGGATCTTGAATTGTTCGACGGGTTCGCTGATTCAAACTATATCTGCTTCCCCTACGAGACCCGCCGCACGGGCGTCTACGCCGCCGGTTGTGTGCGTCAGCCCATGGGTCTTGGTCTCGCAGCAGAGGACGCAGCCGGTGCTGCCCTCAAGGCCATTCAGTGTATCGAGTCCGCCAACCGTGGTATGTCTGTACATCCCCGTTCCGGTGACTTGAGCTTCCCCGAGTTCAACTTTACTCGTTGTACTCAGTGTAAGCGTTGCACCGAGGAATGTCCGTTTGGCGCTCTGGACGATGACGAGAAGGGTACGCCGCTTCCGAACCCCACCCGCTGCCGCCGTTGCGGTACCTGCATGGGTGCATGTCCGGAACGTGTCATCTCCTTCTCCAACTACGGTGTCAGCCAAATTGGTCAGGCCATCAAGGAAGTCAAGGTTCCCGATACCCTGGAAGAAGGCGGTCCCCGCATTATCGTCCTGGCATGCGAGAACGATGCTTACCCGGCTCTGGACATGGCTGCCATGCGCGGTAAGAACTGGAGCCCCTATGTGCGCTTCATTCCCGTGCGCTGCCTCGGTTCTGTCAATGCCATCTGGGTCGCTGACGCAATGTCCAAGGGCGTTGACGGCGTGATGATGCTTGGCTGTAAGTATGGCGACGACTACCAGTGCCACTTCGTCAAGGGTTCCGAACTGTGTAACCGCCGCAAGGAAAACATCGCTGAGTCCCTCGGACGTCTCGGTGTCGAACCTGAACGCGTTGAGCAGTACGAGGTCTCCATCGACATGTACGATCAGGTCCCGGCCATGATCGACGAGTTCGTTGAGAACATCACCACCAACTTCGGCCCCAACCCGTTCAAGGGTTACTAG
- the qmoC gene encoding quinone-interacting membrane-bound oxidoreductase complex subunit QmoC, with the protein MSNTVKVQPDLKFVKELQAVGGDSLKKCYQCATCSVVCPLSPADNPYPRKEMVWAQWGLKDRLVNDIDIWLCHNCGTCSDLCPRGAKPGDLLSALRNMAYRNLAPLPIIGKLMSSSSGMLPLAAIPALFYGIIWFIMAGKVGSFLPTFNWDAATHSWIPAADGQIVFGGLFPGDYTIDPVFMLVFAFMVWGFYAGVRNMLKAFKEQPKTFIVGRKNEPCFCACLIDTVKYEILQHTQFLDCNDDDADELDIKRASGHRWLMFSFIALMIVTGTVAAGHWGGWTLRFLGITGLGDIVSAIGHTPMPFYHPIKLLALVGAGLGVYGLMALTKRRVNLDEAKQSSSWYDWYLITLIWTIFLTGIAAMVFRVLGVAVLAYPIYYVHLIGVFMLLAYLPWSKLGHLVYRTVALSYAKKIGRIPMGADK; encoded by the coding sequence ATGTCTAATACCGTCAAGGTACAACCGGACCTTAAGTTCGTAAAAGAGTTGCAGGCCGTAGGCGGCGACTCCCTGAAGAAATGCTACCAGTGCGCCACCTGCTCGGTGGTCTGTCCTTTGTCCCCGGCTGACAACCCATACCCCCGCAAGGAGATGGTCTGGGCGCAGTGGGGTCTCAAAGACCGCCTGGTCAATGATATCGATATCTGGCTGTGTCACAACTGCGGCACCTGTTCAGACCTGTGCCCCCGTGGCGCCAAGCCGGGCGACCTGCTGTCTGCCCTGCGCAACATGGCCTATCGCAATCTGGCTCCGCTGCCGATCATCGGCAAGCTGATGTCCAGCTCCAGCGGCATGCTGCCCCTGGCTGCGATTCCGGCACTGTTCTACGGCATCATCTGGTTCATCATGGCTGGCAAGGTTGGTTCCTTCCTGCCGACGTTCAACTGGGATGCCGCAACGCACTCCTGGATTCCCGCCGCAGACGGCCAGATCGTCTTCGGTGGACTGTTCCCCGGTGATTACACCATTGACCCCGTCTTCATGCTGGTCTTCGCCTTCATGGTATGGGGTTTCTATGCCGGTGTGCGCAATATGCTCAAGGCATTCAAAGAGCAGCCCAAGACCTTTATCGTGGGCCGCAAAAATGAGCCATGCTTCTGCGCTTGCCTGATTGATACCGTCAAGTACGAAATCCTGCAGCATACCCAGTTCCTGGATTGCAACGATGACGATGCTGACGAATTGGACATCAAGCGTGCCTCTGGTCACCGTTGGTTGATGTTCTCTTTCATCGCTCTGATGATCGTTACCGGCACTGTTGCCGCTGGTCACTGGGGCGGCTGGACGCTTCGCTTCCTCGGTATAACCGGTCTGGGAGACATCGTGTCCGCCATTGGTCATACTCCCATGCCGTTCTATCATCCGATCAAGCTGTTGGCTTTGGTCGGCGCCGGTCTCGGTGTCTACGGCCTCATGGCTCTGACCAAACGTCGCGTTAACCTGGACGAAGCCAAGCAGTCTTCCAGCTGGTATGACTGGTACCTGATCACTTTGATCTGGACCATCTTCCTGACTGGTATCGCTGCCATGGTCTTCCGTGTCCTCGGTGTAGCCGTATTGGCTTACCCGATCTACTATGTGCATCTGATCGGCGTGTTCATGCTGCTCGCATACCTGCCGTGGTCCAAGTTGGGTCACCTGGTATATCGTACTGTGGCATTGTCCTACGCCAAGAAGATTGGCCGCATCCCCATGGGCGCCGACAAATAG
- a CDS encoding SDR family oxidoreductase: MSKTVLITGATAGFGKAMAERYASEGWNLILTGRRKEKLKELQQALAPTPVHIAAFDVSDKQACFDAVAQLPDSFKTVDVLVNNAGLALGLDPAQSCDLNDWETMIDTNIKGLMYMTRALLPSMVEQDKGHIVNLGSVAGTYPYPGGNCYGGTKAFVNHFSKNLLADLLGTRIRVTNIEPGLCESEFSVVRFKGDKNAADKVYQGTQPIKPEDIAEIVYWTTTLPAHININSLEVMPVDQAFSPFAINRK; this comes from the coding sequence ATGTCGAAAACAGTATTGATAACAGGTGCTACAGCCGGATTTGGCAAAGCCATGGCCGAACGATATGCGTCGGAAGGATGGAATCTGATTCTGACAGGTCGCAGAAAGGAAAAACTGAAGGAATTGCAACAAGCCCTCGCACCAACCCCGGTACATATTGCCGCCTTTGATGTAAGTGACAAACAAGCGTGTTTTGATGCTGTCGCCCAACTTCCTGATTCGTTCAAAACTGTAGATGTCCTTGTCAACAACGCGGGTCTCGCACTCGGTCTCGACCCGGCCCAATCCTGCGATCTCAACGACTGGGAAACCATGATCGACACCAATATAAAAGGACTCATGTACATGACTCGCGCCCTGCTCCCGTCCATGGTTGAGCAGGACAAAGGCCACATCGTCAATCTCGGCTCCGTGGCTGGTACATATCCCTACCCCGGCGGCAACTGCTACGGCGGCACCAAGGCTTTCGTGAACCATTTCTCCAAAAATCTCCTGGCCGATTTGCTCGGCACCAGGATTCGCGTTACCAACATCGAACCCGGACTCTGCGAATCAGAGTTCTCCGTGGTCCGCTTCAAAGGCGACAAAAACGCTGCTGACAAAGTCTATCAAGGCACACAGCCCATCAAACCGGAAGATATCGCCGAAATAGTCTACTGGACCACAACCTTGCCAGCACACATCAATATCAACTCGCTCGAAGTCATGCCCGTGGACCAGGCATTCTCGCCTTTCGCGATCAATAGAAAATAA
- a CDS encoding ABC transporter ATP-binding protein has product MANLILDDICVRFGGLQALTDVSFSVSKGEVVGLIGPNGAGKTTVFNVITGVYTASSGTVSYDGTTITGRRPYQVLSMGIARTFQNIRLFQNMTALENCMVAQHSRSKTGVLGAILRSPGQKREEERIIEKSQKALEFMGLGSISDEVASNLPYGHQRRLEIARALASEPHTILLDEPAAGLNPAESMELMKFIGKITDLGINVLMVEHDMKVVMGICNRIVVLDHGVMIAEGLPEEIQRNPDVIEAYLGQ; this is encoded by the coding sequence ATGGCAAATCTTATTCTTGACGACATTTGTGTCCGATTCGGTGGGCTGCAAGCATTGACCGATGTCTCCTTTTCCGTAAGCAAGGGAGAGGTTGTCGGATTGATCGGACCCAACGGGGCGGGAAAGACGACGGTTTTTAATGTTATTACCGGAGTGTATACGGCTTCGAGTGGGACGGTATCCTATGATGGGACGACCATCACGGGACGCAGGCCTTATCAGGTCCTGTCCATGGGTATAGCCCGCACTTTTCAGAACATCAGGCTTTTTCAGAATATGACGGCTCTGGAAAACTGCATGGTTGCTCAGCATAGTCGGTCAAAGACCGGCGTGCTCGGAGCTATCCTGCGCAGTCCGGGGCAGAAGCGTGAAGAAGAGCGTATCATCGAAAAATCGCAAAAGGCTCTTGAGTTCATGGGTTTGGGCAGTATCTCTGATGAAGTCGCTTCCAATCTGCCGTACGGGCATCAACGCAGACTCGAGATAGCCCGTGCCCTTGCGAGTGAACCACACACCATATTGCTCGATGAACCAGCGGCTGGTCTGAATCCGGCTGAATCCATGGAGCTTATGAAGTTCATCGGCAAAATTACCGACCTTGGTATCAACGTGCTTATGGTGGAGCATGATATGAAGGTCGTCATGGGTATATGTAATAGAATTGTCGTTCTCGATCATGGGGTAATGATCGCGGAAGGTTTGCCTGAAGAGATTCAGCGGAATCCTGACGTGATTGAGGCATATTTGGGCCAGTAG
- a CDS encoding branched-chain amino acid ABC transporter substrate-binding protein, protein MKRLLILVVALAALGLLLAGCGGEEKKAEQVLKIGTMSPLTGPYAADGNDIRQGTEIAIEVIKAEGGIPGFADILVFPQDTACDPKQAVAAANKLINEQVTAVVGAYCSSSTIPSSETLAEDNIIMLTPASTNPKVTERGLPYMFRTCGRDDHQAPAAVKFMKEVENVKSIFIVDDKTTYSQGLAEGVAAAAKATGITVLEHDHVNQGDKDFSAVLTKVKSANPDLFYISLQNSATGALMVIQAKRMGINAILMGQDAVYHPKLIEIAKDDSDGMFCTFGAIDKDAPKYKEFQAKYKAKTGNEPGAYSAYSFDSAMAYMMAVKAAGTTDPAKVREELLKLDFTGASKQLKYEENGDSGSNYTVYKVSDGKFTPYWNSLTGEKY, encoded by the coding sequence ATGAAACGTTTACTCATACTGGTAGTGGCTCTGGCCGCTCTTGGTCTGCTGCTCGCGGGCTGCGGCGGTGAAGAGAAAAAAGCCGAACAGGTTCTCAAAATCGGCACCATGTCCCCATTGACCGGCCCGTATGCCGCTGACGGTAACGATATCCGGCAGGGTACAGAAATTGCCATTGAAGTTATCAAGGCGGAAGGCGGTATTCCCGGTTTCGCAGATATTCTGGTTTTTCCGCAGGATACCGCATGCGATCCCAAACAGGCCGTTGCCGCAGCCAACAAGCTCATCAACGAGCAGGTTACCGCTGTCGTGGGCGCATACTGCTCCAGCTCGACCATTCCCTCTTCCGAGACTCTGGCCGAAGACAATATTATCATGCTGACCCCGGCTTCCACGAACCCCAAGGTGACCGAGCGCGGCTTGCCTTACATGTTCCGTACCTGTGGTCGTGATGACCACCAGGCACCGGCTGCCGTCAAATTTATGAAAGAAGTCGAAAACGTGAAGTCCATCTTCATTGTTGACGACAAGACCACGTATTCTCAGGGGCTGGCCGAGGGTGTGGCCGCTGCCGCCAAGGCTACTGGTATCACTGTTCTGGAACACGACCACGTCAATCAGGGCGACAAGGATTTCTCCGCAGTGCTGACCAAGGTCAAATCTGCCAATCCTGATCTGTTCTACATCTCTCTGCAGAACTCCGCCACAGGCGCACTCATGGTCATTCAGGCCAAGCGTATGGGTATCAATGCCATCCTTATGGGACAGGATGCTGTGTATCATCCCAAGCTTATCGAAATAGCAAAAGATGATTCCGACGGCATGTTCTGCACCTTTGGCGCCATTGACAAGGATGCTCCGAAGTACAAGGAATTCCAGGCTAAGTACAAGGCCAAGACCGGCAATGAACCCGGTGCATACTCCGCGTATTCCTTTGACTCCGCCATGGCGTACATGATGGCAGTCAAGGCCGCTGGCACCACTGATCCCGCCAAGGTTCGCGAAGAGTTGTTGAAGCTCGATTTCACAGGTGCTTCCAAGCAGCTCAAGTACGAAGAAAATGGTGATTCCGGTTCGAACTATACCGTGTACAAGGTTTCCGACGGCAAGTTCACCCCGTACTGGAACTCCCTGACCGGCGAAAAGTACTAG
- a CDS encoding branched-chain amino acid ABC transporter permease encodes MDFEFFIQQLINGITLGGVYALIALGYTMVYGIIQLINFAHGEFFAAGGYMGVILISYLSAQGLHPYACLAIALVLAMGYCALLAMAVEQLAYKPLRQASRLAALLSALGMSIFLQNGLMLTQGVYDKAYPTEITSGGFEWGLVSVSYMQIFIVLLTAALLVGLNVLVFKTRIGRAMRATSQDKVMSALVGINSNRIIAITFAIGAGLAAAAGIMVGLYYGSVNYSMGFVPGIKAFAAAVLGGIGNITGALVGGLIIGMVEIFAAGYISGEYKDVFAFIILIAVLYFRPTGIMGENVDDTRV; translated from the coding sequence ATGGATTTTGAATTTTTCATACAGCAGTTGATTAATGGTATCACGCTCGGAGGCGTTTATGCTCTGATCGCCCTAGGCTACACCATGGTCTACGGCATCATTCAGCTTATTAACTTCGCTCACGGTGAATTTTTTGCGGCGGGCGGGTACATGGGCGTGATTCTGATCTCCTATCTGTCCGCGCAAGGGTTGCACCCGTATGCCTGTCTGGCCATCGCGCTGGTTCTGGCCATGGGGTACTGCGCCCTCCTTGCCATGGCCGTAGAACAACTCGCATACAAGCCGCTTCGGCAAGCCTCTCGATTGGCCGCACTTCTGTCCGCGCTTGGTATGTCTATTTTTCTACAAAACGGCCTGATGCTTACACAAGGCGTCTATGACAAGGCATACCCCACGGAGATCACCTCCGGTGGATTCGAGTGGGGGCTTGTTTCTGTTTCCTACATGCAGATTTTCATTGTGCTTCTGACCGCTGCGTTGTTGGTCGGCTTGAACGTGCTGGTCTTCAAGACTCGAATTGGACGCGCCATGCGCGCCACATCGCAGGACAAGGTCATGTCCGCGCTGGTGGGGATCAATTCCAACCGGATCATCGCCATCACCTTCGCCATCGGAGCAGGGCTGGCTGCTGCTGCGGGTATCATGGTCGGCCTGTATTACGGATCGGTCAACTATTCCATGGGGTTTGTCCCCGGCATCAAGGCCTTTGCCGCCGCGGTACTTGGCGGTATCGGCAACATTACCGGCGCGTTGGTTGGCGGATTGATTATCGGCATGGTTGAGATCTTTGCCGCCGGATATATCTCCGGTGAGTACAAGGACGTGTTCGCCTTCATTATTTTGATCGCCGTGCTGTATTTCCGACCCACCGGCATTATGGGAGAGAACGTTGACGATACACGAGTCTAA